A DNA window from Verrucomicrobiia bacterium contains the following coding sequences:
- a CDS encoding tetratricopeptide repeat protein, whose translation MPLPRTPLDLELRFSGIRREAAEGGDLRPAFDVHVVDHSLASPAGMVMSLALPKDVPLGGDRTGTFEEAQARFAQNAWSEGEALDFGRWLADWLFPTREAEIRRTWENLRCRALREHRPLRLFLTFPGDLDLSFDPASVPFELLASDGAFAFRAGGSSVVRTFTDLEAESWSWEPGTKLGTVWANTVASSGLPLPAAVFEAHCAAVRDGATALGGTALDPCSRASLPALRAYFAEHSPIDVVACIAHGQRGGGRVWLHDPGNRSDPNDSGEPVSAGDFAAAFRSARVRVAFLWICHGGERNRELDGLSAQLLKNGRVVAVVAAHVPVDAERSVTLARAIFDAARKTARSLEEAVSDARRSLHSSDLQWAAPVYYARPLRGESISFEQRLRQSFEEILEREKDRAFVLSAPDPVPYFRGREADLAELIRRMTAHRLVTLTGLPGIGKSELARAAVARLESGGLLVERAVWLSLQSLTSVNAIVARVASELFPESRDLEGPSALFRAMGKLRVLWILDNAEDLIAADPHRLRQFLAQAFAAVPGLRCLLASRRESGDLDGVTENVLDVDVLPAGHAREVFLAIAGPRLDDDEVRSPDLEELLKLLDGHPRSIVLVAGQAGRSFPIRSLLRRVREHRVDAVEAYQMLGEAAPGTLDERRLQRSQRLVASLDLAYDALSSASSQAADVFRWLSVFPAGLPSALALPIFGEEAAEAVALLRRHSMIQVVGGDRRLRLPAPLQWYAHREWSRHQDPQRDARLIAAAEALARWLVGHHSANLGVPRRTGIALRTAGEDGQNLNALFIQFAGLNTAMACRAWLAADSAIEAWATIELFAGRAQAALDAVQRWLQWSGIRLPAAIRSMGDLEAEGDQLQEAEVSYREALRICRQTEARLDEANTLQALGNLLMRRSRLQEAEQTYLDALAIHQQIGNPMGVANALHALGDLEVRRAQFQKATSNYRQSLIVFRQIGESLGEANTLRGLGDLQARRARLDEAESNYRKALIIFRDIDYSIGEGNTLKALGDLLVRRDRLQEAEQTYLDALTIFRQMEFRLGEANTLQALGDLQVRGDRLKDAEQSYREALPIFRQIEARLGEANTLRALGDLQARKARPWEAELSYREALPIFRQFEDRLGEANTLKVLGDLHAHRDLIEQSERSYCEALPIYRQVEDRLGEANTLRALGALQLRDDRLEEAEQNLREALPIYRQIEARLGEANTLRTLGDLQARRARLQEAEQHYHDALAIYRQIAARLGEANTLQALGDLQVRRDRLQDAEQSYREALPIYRQIEDRLGEANTLLGIAKLTLRQGNPGSAFNRYREALAIQAAIESRLGMAGSLGYLARAAAAAGEIDRAIVLGAWAWKGLADLEDAFGQGLALRDLARALAMKDPQSAVAALYLSWTKAKSIDDPSAGERGRILANEIPDFDPENPNPMLVEECEALVANAAAASLQALQDRGIDPLSPMDETMGPVAPL comes from the coding sequence ATGCCGCTCCCTCGCACTCCCCTTGACCTCGAACTTCGGTTCTCCGGAATCCGTCGGGAGGCCGCCGAAGGAGGGGATCTGCGTCCCGCCTTCGACGTGCATGTCGTGGATCACTCCCTGGCCAGTCCCGCCGGGATGGTGATGTCCCTCGCTCTTCCGAAGGATGTTCCCCTGGGCGGCGACCGTACGGGCACGTTCGAGGAGGCACAGGCCCGGTTCGCCCAGAATGCGTGGTCCGAGGGAGAGGCGCTCGACTTCGGTCGATGGCTCGCGGACTGGCTCTTCCCCACCCGCGAAGCCGAGATCCGGCGGACGTGGGAGAATCTGCGGTGTCGCGCGCTGCGGGAACACCGGCCGCTCCGTCTGTTCCTCACGTTCCCAGGGGACCTTGATCTCTCCTTCGATCCTGCCTCCGTGCCCTTCGAACTCCTCGCCTCGGACGGCGCCTTCGCCTTTCGCGCGGGCGGTTCGTCCGTCGTCCGGACGTTCACCGATCTCGAAGCGGAATCGTGGTCGTGGGAGCCAGGCACGAAGCTCGGGACCGTGTGGGCGAATACGGTCGCGTCCTCCGGGCTGCCGCTCCCGGCCGCCGTCTTCGAGGCGCACTGTGCCGCCGTCCGCGACGGCGCGACGGCACTGGGGGGAACGGCGCTGGACCCATGCAGCCGGGCTTCCCTGCCCGCTCTGCGCGCGTACTTCGCCGAGCACAGCCCCATCGACGTCGTGGCCTGCATCGCCCACGGGCAGCGCGGAGGCGGAAGGGTCTGGCTCCATGATCCCGGGAATCGAAGCGATCCCAACGATTCCGGGGAACCGGTATCGGCAGGCGATTTCGCCGCCGCATTCCGATCCGCCCGGGTTCGGGTTGCTTTCCTCTGGATCTGCCATGGGGGCGAGCGAAACCGCGAACTGGACGGACTGTCGGCGCAGTTGCTCAAGAACGGTCGCGTGGTGGCGGTGGTGGCGGCGCATGTGCCCGTGGACGCCGAGCGCAGCGTCACCCTCGCGCGCGCCATCTTCGACGCGGCCAGGAAGACCGCCCGATCGCTCGAGGAGGCGGTGAGCGACGCCCGGCGCAGCCTGCACTCGAGCGATCTCCAATGGGCGGCACCTGTGTATTACGCACGGCCTCTTCGTGGCGAAAGCATCTCGTTCGAGCAGCGCCTCCGCCAGAGCTTCGAAGAGATCCTCGAACGCGAGAAGGATCGGGCCTTCGTCCTCTCGGCGCCTGACCCGGTCCCGTACTTTCGCGGGCGGGAAGCCGACCTCGCCGAGCTGATCCGGCGGATGACCGCCCACCGCCTCGTCACCCTCACGGGCCTGCCCGGCATCGGAAAGAGCGAACTCGCGCGGGCGGCCGTCGCACGCCTGGAATCCGGCGGGCTCCTGGTCGAACGCGCCGTGTGGCTCTCCCTTCAATCCCTCACCTCGGTGAATGCCATCGTCGCCCGGGTCGCATCGGAACTCTTCCCGGAATCCAGGGATCTCGAAGGACCGTCAGCCCTATTTCGTGCCATGGGGAAGCTCCGGGTGTTGTGGATTCTCGACAACGCCGAGGACCTCATCGCCGCCGACCCGCACCGCCTCCGCCAGTTCCTCGCGCAGGCATTCGCCGCAGTACCCGGACTCCGATGCCTGCTCGCCAGCCGCCGGGAATCGGGGGACCTGGACGGTGTGACGGAGAACGTCCTCGACGTCGATGTCCTGCCGGCCGGTCACGCCCGCGAGGTCTTCCTGGCGATCGCCGGGCCAAGGCTCGACGACGACGAGGTTCGTTCCCCGGACCTGGAGGAGCTATTGAAGCTCCTGGACGGCCATCCGCGATCGATCGTCCTTGTGGCCGGCCAGGCGGGCAGAAGCTTTCCGATCCGTTCGCTCCTTCGAAGGGTGCGCGAGCACCGCGTGGACGCGGTCGAGGCGTACCAGATGCTGGGCGAGGCCGCTCCCGGCACGCTCGACGAACGACGTCTGCAGCGATCCCAGCGTCTCGTGGCCAGTCTCGACCTGGCCTACGACGCGCTCTCCTCCGCGTCCTCGCAGGCCGCCGATGTCTTCCGGTGGCTGAGTGTGTTTCCCGCGGGACTACCCTCGGCGCTGGCGCTTCCCATCTTCGGCGAGGAGGCGGCCGAGGCGGTCGCACTGCTGCGCCGGCACAGCATGATCCAGGTCGTGGGCGGCGATCGCCGGTTGCGCCTGCCGGCGCCCCTCCAGTGGTACGCCCACCGTGAGTGGAGCCGCCACCAGGATCCGCAACGCGACGCACGGCTGATCGCTGCGGCGGAAGCGCTGGCCCGATGGCTGGTGGGGCATCATTCTGCGAACCTAGGAGTTCCCCGACGCACTGGGATAGCACTGCGGACCGCCGGGGAGGATGGGCAGAATCTGAACGCCCTATTCATTCAATTTGCCGGCCTGAACACGGCCATGGCCTGCCGTGCCTGGCTGGCAGCGGACTCCGCCATCGAAGCCTGGGCGACGATCGAATTGTTTGCCGGCAGGGCTCAGGCGGCCTTGGATGCCGTTCAACGATGGCTTCAATGGTCCGGGATTCGCCTCCCGGCAGCAATCCGATCGATGGGCGATCTGGAAGCAGAGGGAGACCAACTCCAGGAGGCCGAGGTGTCTTACCGCGAGGCCTTGCGCATCTGTCGGCAGACCGAGGCCCGGCTTGACGAGGCCAACACGCTCCAAGCGCTGGGCAATCTACTGATGCGTCGGTCGCGGCTCCAGGAGGCCGAGCAGACGTACCTCGACGCCTTGGCGATCCACCAACAGATCGGGAACCCGATGGGCGTAGCCAATGCACTCCATGCACTGGGTGACCTAGAAGTCCGCAGGGCGCAGTTCCAAAAGGCCACATCGAACTACCGCCAGTCCCTGATCGTCTTTCGCCAGATTGGTGAGAGCCTCGGCGAGGCCAACACCCTTAGAGGACTGGGTGACCTCCAAGCGCGCAGGGCGCGGCTGGACGAAGCCGAATCAAACTACCGCAAGGCCCTTATCATCTTTCGCGATATTGATTACAGCATCGGCGAGGGCAATACCCTTAAGGCGCTGGGCGATCTGCTGGTGCGCAGAGATCGGCTTCAGGAGGCCGAGCAGACCTACCTCGACGCCTTGACCATCTTCCGGCAAATGGAATTCCGGCTCGGCGAGGCCAACACGCTCCAAGCACTGGGCGATCTGCAGGTGCGCGGGGACCGGCTCAAGGATGCCGAACAAAGCTACCGCGAGGCATTGCCCATCTTTCGGCAGATTGAGGCCCGACTCGGTGAGGCCAACACGCTCCGGGCACTGGGCGATCTGCAAGCGCGCAAAGCACGGCCCTGGGAAGCCGAGTTGAGCTATCGCGAAGCCTTGCCGATCTTTCGGCAGTTCGAGGACCGCCTTGGCGAGGCCAACACACTTAAAGTGTTGGGTGACCTGCACGCACACCGAGACCTAATCGAGCAGTCTGAGCGGAGCTACTGCGAGGCTTTGCCCATCTATCGCCAGGTTGAGGACCGGCTTGGCGAGGCCAACACGCTCAGGGCTCTCGGTGCTCTGCAGCTCCGCGACGACCGACTAGAGGAGGCCGAGCAGAACTTGCGCGAAGCCCTGCCCATCTATCGCCAGATCGAGGCCCGGCTCGGCGAGGCCAACACGCTCAGGACCCTCGGTGACCTGCAGGCGCGTAGGGCTCGGCTCCAAGAGGCCGAACAGCACTACCACGACGCCTTGGCCATCTATCGCCAGATCGCGGCCCGCCTCGGCGAGGCCAACACGCTCCAAGCGCTGGGCGATCTGCAGGTGCGCAGGGACCGGCTCCAGGACGCCGAGCAGAGCTACCGCGAGGCCTTGCCCATCTATCGCCAGATCGAGGACCGGCTCGGAGAGGCCAACACGCTCCTAGGCATCGCAAAGCTGACCCTCCGTCAGGGAAACCCCGGGTCGGCGTTCAATCGCTATCGGGAAGCCCTCGCCATTCAGGCAGCCATCGAGAGTCGCCTCGGAATGGCCGGCAGCCTTGGATACCTCGCCCGGGCGGCGGCGGCCGCGGGCGAGATCGACCGCGCGATCGTCCTCGGCGCATGGGCATGGAAAGGCCTCGCGGATCTCGAGGATGCGTTTGGGCAGGGACTGGCCCTGCGCGATCTGGCGCGAGCCCTCGCAATGAAGGATCCGCAGTCAGCCGTCGCCGCTCTCTACCTCTCCTGGACCAAAGCGAAAAGCATCGACGACCCGTCTGCTGGGGAACGTGGCCGGATCCTGGCCAATGAGATTCCGGATTTCGATCCGGAAAACCCAAACCCCATGCTGGTCGAGGAATGCGAAGCCCTGGTCGCCAACGCCGCCGCGGCAAGCCTGCAGGCCCTCCAGGACCGGGGCATCGATCCCCTGAGCCCGATGGACGAGACGATGGGACCGGTTGCGCCCCTATGA
- a CDS encoding PEP-CTERM sorting domain-containing protein (PEP-CTERM proteins occur, often in large numbers, in the proteomes of bacteria that also encode an exosortase, a predicted intramembrane cysteine proteinase. The presence of a PEP-CTERM domain at a protein's C-terminus predicts cleavage within the sorting domain, followed by covalent anchoring to some some component of the (usually Gram-negative) cell surface. Many PEP-CTERM proteins exhibit an unusual sequence composition that includes large numbers of potential glycosylation sites. Expression of one such protein has been shown restore the ability of a bacterium to form floc, a type of biofilm.) → MKLNTCLVGGLAVVGLLGFGAAKGRAQMMFFEVDRAVPDGNPAGLADVRTLGGIAPGLPFTVGLSIRGRDEDGMLSGDLYVTLSHEGVGGEVDAMVVLLNRPGRRVEDGEGYKDNGLAVTFSADGDLPDVHNYRLVLNGDHGIPLGGPLTGMWSPDGRSTDPDGVLDTDPRDTDLASFFALETYDGKWTLFVADLMPGGTAQLESWSLTFVPEPSRVALMFGAGLLVLAGLRRRGRG, encoded by the coding sequence ATGAAACTCAATACATGCCTGGTTGGTGGTCTGGCGGTCGTCGGGCTGCTGGGGTTTGGCGCGGCGAAAGGCCGTGCCCAGATGATGTTCTTCGAGGTGGACCGGGCGGTGCCGGATGGCAATCCGGCGGGCCTCGCCGACGTCCGGACCCTCGGCGGGATCGCACCCGGGCTGCCGTTCACGGTGGGGTTATCGATCCGGGGGCGCGACGAGGACGGGATGTTGAGCGGGGACCTGTACGTGACGCTGTCGCATGAGGGGGTGGGTGGGGAAGTGGACGCCATGGTGGTCCTCTTGAACCGGCCGGGGCGGCGCGTTGAGGACGGGGAGGGGTACAAGGACAACGGTCTGGCGGTGACGTTCTCGGCGGATGGCGATTTGCCCGACGTTCACAACTACCGTCTGGTCTTGAACGGAGACCACGGGATTCCGCTGGGCGGCCCATTGACCGGGATGTGGTCGCCAGACGGGCGGAGCACGGATCCGGATGGGGTCCTGGACACCGACCCGCGGGACACGGATCTGGCATCGTTCTTTGCGCTGGAGACCTACGACGGAAAGTGGACGCTGTTCGTGGCGGACCTGATGCCGGGGGGCACTGCGCAGTTGGAATCCTGGAGTCTGACCTTTGTTCCGGAGCCCTCACGGGTCGCACTGATGTTCGGGGCGGGGTTGCTGGTGCTGGCGGGTTTGAGGCGGCGGGGACGCGGGTAG
- a CDS encoding metallophosphoesterase: MIPEYHRIVLLSDLHLTPAERLGNFAAGPALAEFTRIQAEAARRGEALVLAGDIFDFLLIEDRPLSLHLATAARLAGELMRRLRSETDWMEPWLAALRQWIDRGGQVVLLPGNHDLEWFHPDTDKVWRDALGEADGFSIWRDAEPWRAGSGAWEVIVGHGHRGDPLNDCDPRRIHAALTRGEDSIPLPPGSQFVLTTLHAFKRAMDPRTGRRRFPFLDALKPEYATLALLWALDPPLFRRHLPAGFRLIQAEILRSLLRRLQPPTVLGAQEPSGPAPEPRSTGSDSGGREVEQGFEQAMAGLIADGLPDGVTKAVLEAEMSALFRGDEPALHGTLAAAAGSIGRARRWMFRGWLRQVRKSVAAFFNPTELSAADRAVVDAWLPESLPRETQRVVVCGHTHAARSWAREDTPHHYLNTGTWTNLLQLDPADESDAAIDALWKSFEGGHLPFHWRLTWAEITPQGPVLRDAPGAIAPPAPT; encoded by the coding sequence ATGATCCCCGAATACCACCGCATCGTCCTCCTCAGCGACCTGCACCTCACCCCGGCGGAGCGCCTGGGCAACTTCGCGGCCGGCCCGGCACTCGCCGAATTCACCCGGATCCAGGCGGAGGCGGCGAGGCGGGGCGAGGCGCTGGTGTTGGCCGGAGACATTTTCGATTTCCTCCTTATCGAGGATCGGCCGTTGAGCCTTCACCTCGCCACGGCGGCACGCCTGGCGGGCGAACTGATGAGGCGCCTGCGCTCGGAGACCGATTGGATGGAGCCGTGGCTCGCGGCCTTGCGCCAGTGGATCGACCGCGGAGGCCAGGTCGTCCTGCTGCCCGGCAACCACGATCTCGAATGGTTTCATCCGGACACGGACAAGGTCTGGCGCGACGCGCTCGGCGAGGCCGACGGCTTCTCCATCTGGCGGGACGCGGAACCGTGGCGGGCGGGATCGGGAGCGTGGGAGGTCATCGTCGGCCACGGTCATCGCGGGGACCCGCTCAATGACTGCGATCCCCGACGCATCCATGCCGCCCTCACGCGGGGCGAGGACTCCATCCCGCTTCCGCCGGGTTCCCAGTTCGTCCTGACCACGCTGCATGCCTTCAAGCGGGCGATGGATCCGCGGACCGGCCGAAGGAGGTTTCCGTTTCTGGACGCGCTCAAGCCGGAATACGCGACTCTCGCTCTGTTGTGGGCGCTCGATCCCCCGCTCTTCCGCCGGCATCTACCCGCCGGGTTCCGCCTAATACAGGCGGAAATCCTGCGGTCGCTGCTGCGCCGACTGCAGCCCCCCACGGTGCTTGGCGCGCAGGAACCGTCTGGACCGGCTCCGGAACCCAGGTCAACCGGGAGCGATTCCGGCGGACGGGAGGTCGAGCAGGGGTTCGAACAGGCGATGGCGGGCCTGATCGCGGATGGACTGCCGGACGGGGTCACCAAGGCCGTCCTCGAAGCGGAGATGTCGGCGCTGTTCCGGGGTGACGAACCGGCACTCCATGGAACCCTCGCCGCCGCCGCCGGATCGATCGGTCGCGCCCGTCGCTGGATGTTCCGCGGGTGGCTGCGGCAGGTTCGGAAGAGCGTTGCGGCCTTCTTCAATCCCACCGAATTGTCCGCCGCAGACCGCGCGGTGGTCGATGCCTGGCTGCCAGAAAGCCTGCCGCGCGAGACGCAGCGCGTCGTCGTCTGCGGCCACACTCATGCGGCCCGATCGTGGGCGCGGGAAGACACGCCGCACCACTACCTCAATACCGGCACTTGGACGAACCTCCTCCAGCTCGATCCGGCCGACGAATCGGATGCCGCAATCGACGCCCTGTGGAAATCCTTCGAAGGCGGCCACCTGCCTTTCCATTGGCGCCTGACCTGGGCTGAGATCACCCCCCAAGGTCCGGTATTGCGGGACGCCCCGGGCGCGATCGCTCCGCCCGCTCCCACCTGA